Proteins from a genomic interval of Kineococcus rhizosphaerae:
- a CDS encoding DUF3846 domain-containing protein has protein sequence MSRAILIPADTDAAVRIVETNGLHDLQRLLDGNIDYAPLNQPDLTLWINDEGKMLDLPRNERADAWWKANIRATFPGDYIAGDAVLVGFDRDSGEDTDVPARIITQLHPAPLRLSLVKH, from the coding sequence ATGAGCCGAGCAATCCTCATCCCCGCCGACACCGACGCCGCCGTCCGCATCGTCGAGACCAACGGCCTGCACGACCTGCAGCGCCTCCTCGACGGCAACATCGACTACGCCCCCCTCAACCAGCCGGACCTCACCCTGTGGATCAACGACGAAGGCAAGATGCTCGACCTGCCCCGCAACGAGCGCGCCGACGCCTGGTGGAAGGCCAACATCCGCGCCACCTTCCCCGGCGACTACATCGCCGGAGACGCCGTCCTCGTCGGCTTCGACCGCGACAGCGGCGAGGACACCGACGTCCCCGCCCGCATCATCACCCAGCTGCACCCCGCGCCCCTGCGCCTGAGCCTGGTCAAGCACTGA
- a CDS encoding AAA family ATPase: MTADVTLLRVITAAMRSHVTPLLMGDPGVGKSSLAQTLAAADGGRCEVVLGSLREASDFNGLPVVGPDGVTLEAPAWAKRLASGESTHLLLDEVTTVPAHVRKAMLGVILDRTVGDLHLPDSVRILAAANPASIAVDGAAPINRESRRPCHSQLQSGRPLYVFPSQSRLVHRRQTCSLGLQLPSGFARAPVRAPASTASGSAALIGDSYVTRSGRPMWS; this comes from the coding sequence ATGACCGCCGACGTGACCTTGCTGCGCGTGATCACCGCCGCGATGCGCTCGCACGTGACGCCGCTGCTGATGGGCGACCCCGGTGTGGGCAAGTCCTCCCTGGCGCAGACCCTCGCCGCCGCCGACGGCGGACGCTGCGAGGTCGTCCTGGGCTCCCTGCGCGAGGCCAGCGACTTCAACGGCCTGCCCGTCGTCGGCCCCGACGGCGTGACCCTGGAAGCTCCCGCGTGGGCTAAGCGCCTGGCCAGCGGTGAGAGCACACACCTGCTGCTGGATGAGGTCACCACCGTCCCCGCCCACGTCCGCAAGGCCATGCTCGGCGTCATCCTCGACCGCACCGTGGGCGACCTGCACCTGCCCGACTCCGTGCGCATCCTGGCCGCAGCCAACCCCGCCAGCATCGCCGTGGACGGTGCTGCGCCTATAAATCGCGAGAGTCGTCGACCCTGCCATAGTCAGTTGCAGTCGGGTCGTCCTCTGTACGTTTTTCCATCGCAGAGCCGATTGGTTCACCGTCGTCAGACATGTTCGCTGGGGCTGCAACTTCCGTCTGGCTTTGCTCGAGCGCCCGTTCGCGCTCCTGCCAGTACGGCGTCCGGGTCTGCTGCACTGATCGGTGACAGCTACGTCACGCGGTCAGGGCGACCGATGTGGTCATGA